In Bacillus sp. BGMRC 2118, a genomic segment contains:
- a CDS encoding beta-ketoacyl-ACP reductase encodes MRLAGKTAIITGGANGIGLETVKLFASEGANVALVDFNEETGRQQEQSLLEKLKNIKFYHADVRNRESVDKMVKEVVSHFGGVDILVNNAGITKDKTLKKLSLEDFQAVIDVNLTGVFNCTQAVLPYFLEKEKGKIVNSSSVAGVAGNIGQTNYSASKAGVVGLTKTWAKELGRKGINVNAVAPGFIETDMTATIPDHIIMQTRMITASPRLGKPADVAHAYLFLASDESDFVNGHILSVDGGMLK; translated from the coding sequence GTGAGGTTAGCTGGAAAAACAGCGATCATTACAGGTGGAGCAAATGGGATTGGATTAGAGACAGTTAAATTATTTGCGAGCGAGGGAGCAAATGTCGCGTTAGTAGATTTCAATGAAGAGACTGGTAGACAACAAGAACAATCGCTCCTTGAAAAGTTGAAAAACATTAAGTTTTACCATGCAGATGTAAGAAATCGTGAAAGTGTAGATAAAATGGTTAAAGAAGTTGTGTCTCATTTCGGTGGGGTTGATATATTAGTGAATAATGCCGGTATTACAAAAGATAAAACTCTAAAGAAACTGAGCTTAGAAGATTTTCAAGCAGTCATTGATGTGAATTTAACGGGTGTATTTAATTGCACACAAGCAGTGTTACCTTATTTTCTAGAGAAGGAGAAGGGGAAAATTGTAAACTCTTCATCCGTCGCAGGAGTAGCTGGGAACATTGGTCAAACGAATTACTCTGCTTCCAAAGCTGGTGTTGTCGGATTGACAAAAACATGGGCAAAAGAATTAGGAAGAAAAGGAATCAATGTTAATGCAGTTGCTCCAGGTTTTATTGAGACAGATATGACAGCTACAATACCTGATCATATTATCATGCAAACTCGCATGATTACAGCAAGTCCACGATTAGGCAAGCCTGCAGACGTAGCTCATGCATATCTTTTCTTAGCTTCGGATGAGTCAGATTTTGTTAACGGTCATATACTAAGTGTTGATGGTGGAATGTTGAAGTAA